CTGGGCGCCGCCCACTTCGATCGTGCCGATGCGCAAAAAACCGCCAACCGACTCATCCGCCGTCTCCAGCAGATCGGCTTCAACGTCCAAGTCGCAGCAGCTTGAGGCAGCGAGTTTCATCCTAGCGTTCGCCTGCGATGCGGAAGACTGCCGCCCTTCAAGCCCGACAGCCGAATGCTGCCGATGGCGCCTGGGAGCCCGCGAACGCGCCCCCCACGCGACCCCGGCCGGGAGTCCCGTGACCCTCGAGCGCTAATGCGAATGGAAAGCGAAACGCCGAGAGGGTGGCGGTCCTACACCTGCCCCTTGTTGAGGACTTCTAACCCCACTTTGCCTGCTGCGATCTCGCGCAGGGCGATGACAGTCGGCTTGTCCTTCAGTCCTTCGATCAGGGGGGCGGCGCCGTGGGCGATCTGCCGCGCCCGATAGGTCGCGGCCAGGGTCAGCTCGAAACGGTTGGGGATGTGCTGCAAGCAGTCGTCGACCGTGATGCGTGCCATTTCTCTTTTTCCTCAAGATCTTACTTCGTGAGCGACTCGATCAGCCGGCCGTGGCGTTCCATCTGTCGCGCCACCTTCAGCCGCTCGGCACGGACCACCGATGTCAAGTCTTCGAGCGCCTCATCGAACTGGTCATTGATAATAACATAGTCGAATTCGCTGACACGCCGCATCTCGCCTTGCGCGGCGGCAAGCCGCCGGGCGATCGCTTCCGGCTGCTCGGTTCCTCGCCTTTCCAGCCGTTCCCGAAGCACCTTCAGCGAGGGGGGAAGAACGAAGATGCCGACCGCCTCGGGCATCAGCCGCCGCACCTGGGCCGCGCCCTGGCAGTCGATCTCCAACAGCACGTCGGTCCCGGAGGCCAGCTGCTCAGACACCCAGCGCTGGGACGTGCCGTAGCAATTTCCGTAGACCTCGGCGCTTTCGAGGAATTCTCCCCGTTCCAGCATGGCCTGGAACGTGGCCCGGTCGACGAAATGATAGTGGCGGCCGTCCACCTCTCCCTCCCGCGGCGGGCGGGTGGTGTAGGAGACGGAGAGGCGGAGCTTGGGGTCGCGCTGGAGCAGGGCCGCCACGAGGCTGGTCTTGCCGGCTCCGGACGGGGCGGCGACGATGAAGAGGATGCCGGTCATGAGGGGTGAAGGGTCATCGCTGAGGGACACGGGGTTCGAGGCGCGGGGTGTTCGCCAGAGGTTTCCTAAACCTTACCGTTCATCGTTTACTCGACATTCTGGATCTGCTCGCGCATCTGCTCGATCAGCACCTTGAGCTCCATGGCGATGCGGGAAACCTCGGCATCGACGGATTTCGATCCCAGCGTGTTGGCCTCGCGGTTGAGCTCTTGCATAAGGAAATCGAGACGCTTGCCGGCGGGCCCGCCGCTGGCCAGGACCCGCTTGACTTCCTGGAGGTGGGCGGTAAGCCGCGTGAGCTCCTCATCCACGTCGATCTTGCTGGCGAAGAGGGTGAATTCCTGCCGGATGCGCTCGTCTTCCAGGTTCACCATCGCCTCCCGAAGCCGGTTCGACAGCCGTTCCTGGTAGGCGGCGATGAGGGCCGGAATCCTGGGGGCCACCTCCTCGACCAACGCCTCCATCCGCGCGACCCGCTCGAGCAGAAGCTCCTTGAGCCGCTCCCCTTCCCGGCGCCGCGCGGCCACGAGCTCGTTGAGCACCTGCCCGAGCAGCTCCAGACACGGTTCCCTCACGGTATCCACAGAGAGGGTCGCCTGATCGAAGACGCCGGGCCAGCGCAGCACGTCGCTCACGGTGAGGCCGGTGGCTTCGGGAAAAGTGGCTCGCACGAGGTGCTCCAGGCTCTTCAGCCGCGCCAGCATCTCGGTATTCAGGGTTCCGGTCTGCTGCTGGACAGGGCTGGCGACGATGCCAATCCGGCAGTCCACCTTGCCGCGGGTCAGTCGCCCGGCCAGCCGGTCTCGTATCTCTGGCTCCAGGCTGCGCAGCTCGTCGGGAAGCCGGATCTGGATGTCAAGGAAGCGGTGATTGACCGAGCGCACCTCGACGTTGAGCGTTGCCTCGGGCAGATCCCGCGAGGCGACGGCAAATCCGGTCATGCTGGCAATCATGCTCTGCGGGTCATGCTTTACTTAAGTGGCGGAAATACCCAGAATTTTCAGGGTGCAACAATACCATAACTTTCTCTGCCACCGAGCTTGTGCCCGCCCGCTGCCTCGACGCCAACCCAGGCCCAGGCCCAAGAAAGCCTTTGATGGGCGTTGAAGTCGCTCAGGCGACCCTCATCGGAGGGCGTCCCGTGAACCAGGATCGGGCGGCGCACGTGGCGGGCGAAGGCGCACTCCTGCTGGTCCTGGCAGACGGGATGGGCGGCACGCCCCGGGGCGAGGTGGCGGCGCAACTGGCGGTTGATCGGTTCGTCGCCGCCTTTCGCGCAGCGGCCATGTCCCTAGAAGCTGACCCGGCCGAGTTCTTCCGGCAGGCGATGACTGCGGCCCACGAGGACATCCACGCGTACGCACGAGAGCATTTCCTCTGGAGCCCGCCCGGGACGACCTGCGTCGCGTGCCTCATCCAGGACGGCAGGGCCTGCTGGGCCCACGCGGGGGATTCCCGCTGCTATCTGCTGCGGGAGGGAGAGGTGGTGGCGCGCACCCGGGACCATTCGCTCTACCAGGCGCTTCTTGATCGCGACGGCCAGTCTGCCCGGGAGGGCGCGTTCTTTGCCGAACGCGGCGTCCTCACCAACTGCCTCGGCGGTCTGGAGGCGCCGTTTGTCGAAGTCGCGGCCCCGGCGGTGCTCCAGACCGGCGACGTGGTGCTCTTGTGCAGCGACGGGTTGTGGGGACAGCTTCCGGAACGCGACATCGCCGCGGTGCTCTGGCGCTATCCGCTAGAAGAAGCGGTGGCGGCGGTGGCCCGGGCAGCGGAGGCCGAAGGGGGGGCCGCCTCCGACAACGTGACGCTGATCGCCGCCCGCTGGCGGGGTTGACGCTGCCAGGGGGGTATAATTCCAACCTTTTGGACCTGTTGCCCTCGGCAGAGGCGCGGGTATACCGTACCAGCCCATGCGACCCAGTCAACGCCAACCCAACGAGCTGCGCCCGGTGCGCATCACGCGCCGGTTCACCAAGCATGCCGAAGGGTCGGTGCTGATCGAGTGCGGCGATACCAAGGTGGTGTGCACCGCCAGCATCGACGAAAAGGTGCCCGGCTTTCTCAAGGGCCAGGGGCGGGGGTGGCTCACCGCGGAGTACGGCATGTTGCCGCGTTCCACGGGCACCCGTATCGACCGGGAGGCGGCCCGCGGTCGCCAGTCGGGCCGGACCCTGGAGATCCAGCGCCTCATCGGGCGGGCATTGCGGGCGGTGGTGGACCTGCCGCGGCTCGGCGAGCGCACCATCCAGATCGACTGCGACGTGATCCAGGCCGACGGCGGCACTCGTACGGCCAGCATCACGGGCGCCTTCGTCGCGCTGTGCGACGCCGTGAAGTGCTTGATGACCAAGCAGATGATCGACACCTGGCCCATCAAGAATCACGTGGCGGCGGTATCGGTCGGCGTCTACGAGGGGGTGCCGATCCTGGACCTGGACTACTTGGAGGATTCCGCTTGCGACACCGACATGAACGTGGTGATGACCGGCGACCTCAAGCTCGTGGAGGTGCAGGGCACAGCCGAGGGCCAGCCGTTTACCCGTGCCGAGCTCAACGCGCTGCTCGACTTGGCCCAGGTGGGCATCGAGCAACTGGTCGCCATCCAAAGGGAAGTACTGCAGAAGGACTGACCTTGGCCCGCCCGTCCCCAGGAGCTCGTGGTCTGCCTTCGGGGCATATTCGGGCCCGCCGCTTCGGTGATAGGGCGTCCCCAGGCACCCTTTCTCGCGGCGCTGGCGTGGGGCGGGTCAGGCGATGCGCATCGTGATGGCACCGGCCGCCACCAGCGCGACGCCTGCCCAGCGTCGGCGGGAGAACGGCTCCCGCAGCCAACGGGCGGCCATCGCTGCCCCGAACAGGATGGAGGTTTCGCGCAGCGCTGCCACCAGCGCGATGGGGGCCCGCGTCATGGCCCACAGGGCGATCCCGTAGGCGCCCAGGGTGCAGGCGGAACCCAGCAGCGCTTGCCCCCATTGGAGCGCCGGCCTCGCAGGCCTTCGGCGCCAGGCGAGGGCTGCGCACATGGGCGCGAGCGCCGCGCCGGTGAGCACGAAGAGCCATGCCGCATAGCTCGCCGCGTTTCCCGAAGCGCGAACCCCGGCGCCGTCCACAAGGGTATAGGCGGCGATGACCGCCACGTTCGCTGCCACGATCGCCAGCCCGGGGCCGGACAGGGCCCGCACGCGCAACCCCTCGCTGGTCAGCGTGAGCACGCCCAGCACGATCGTCAGCACCGCTGTCCAGCCGAGCCATGAGAGCGCCTCGCCGAAGAAGAGGGCTGCACCTGCCGCGATGACCACCGGTGGCATACCCCGCATGAGGGGATAGGCAATGCTCAACTCACCCGATCGGTAGGCGAGAGCCACCAGGACAAAGTAGGCCACATGTAGGGCGGTGGAGCCGGCCAGCGGCGGCCAGCTCTCCGCCTGGGGCGCTGGCAGCCAGGCGACCGCCGGCAGCGCCAGGAGCCCTGCTCCCATGACCACGGCCATTGCTTCCAGCAACGGGTCGCGGCTAGCCTTGAGGCGCGCGTTCCACGTGGCGTGCAAGGCAGCGGCAAAAAGCACCGCGAGCATGACGGTCGCCGACATCCGCGTCTCGATCCGGTCGGAGCCTTCGGGGCCCCTCTTCCGGAGTTAATTCCTCGATCTGACGCGGCGTGGGGGGGCCGGCTTGTGCAGCTTCACCGGCTTTGCCCGCTGCGCGCGCAGTCGCAGGTTGAGCATCTCCACGGCCACCGAGAAGGCCATGGCGAAATAGATATAACCTTTGGGGATATGGAACTCGAGGCCTTCCGCGATCAGCGCCACGCCCACCAGCACCAGGAACGACAGGGCCAGCATCTTGATGGTGGGATGGCGGTCGACGAACCCGCTGATGGGGCCGGCGGCCAACATCATCACCAACACCGCCAGCACGATGGCGATCACCATCACCGGCACGTGGCTCGCCATGCCCACGGCCGTGATCACCGAGTCCAGCGAGAACACGATGTCGACGAGGGCGATTTGCAGGAGCACGCCGCCGAAAGTGGCAGCGGTCGCAGCCTCCTCCTTCCCCTCTTCCGGGCCCTCCAGCGCGCTATGGATCTCGTGCACGCTCTTCCACAGCAGGAAGAGACCCCCGCCGATGAGGATCAGGTCCCGCCCCGAGAGCTCCTCTTCCAGCACCGTGAACAGGGGCGCGGTGAGCGACATGACCCAGGCAAGCGACAGGAGCAGGGCGATGCGCATGCCCATCGCCAGCGCCAGGCCCAGGGTCCGCGCCTTGCCGCGGCTTTCGGGCGGGAGCCGGCCCACCAGGATGGAGATGAAAATGATGTTGTCGATGCCCAGGACGATTTCCAGCGCTGTCAGCGTCGCCAGCGCGATCCAGGCCTGCGGGTCGGCGATCCATTCGAACATGGTGGTGTCTTCCCCTTCATCGCGAAAGAACCCGGCGCGGCCGGGCCCGGACGTGCGGGAACGAGGGTATCATAGGCGCGCGACGTTCGCTTCCCATCGGCCCGCAACGGATTCAAACAGGCATGAAGAAGATCGTCCTTGCCAGCCACAACCCCGGCAAGATCCGAGAGATCCGCCGCTGCCTCGAGCCGCTGGGCTACGAGGTCCTGCCCCAGTCCGACCTGGGCATTCCCGAGGCGGAGGAGCCCCACCTGACCTTTATCGAGAATGCGCTGGCCAAGGCCCGGCACGCGAGCCGTGCGGCGGGCCTGCCGGCGCTCGCCGACGACTCCGGTATCTGCGTGGACGCTTTGAACGGCGGGCCGGGGGTGCATTCCGCGCGCTTTGCGGGCGATCCCCGCTCCGACGAGCGCAACAACGCCAAGCTGCTGGAGTTGATGCGAGGCGTGGCCGACCGCCGGGCCCACTACTATTGCGTCATTGTCCTGGTGCGTCACGCCGACGACCCTCAGCCGATCATTGCCGAAGGCGAGTGGCACGGAGAGATCGTGCACACGCCGCGCGGCACGGGCGGCTTCGGCTACGATCCGCTGTTCCTGGATCCACGCCTTGGGATGACGGGCGCGGAGCTGCCGCTGGAGGAAAAGAACCGCGTGAGCCACCGGGGCAAGGCCCTGGTGCAGCTCGTGGAGCGGCTGCACCATGGGCCGCTGCATGAGTCGAGCCCGGTGCTGACGACAGTCTCATAATAAAGACTTGGGAATCGGCAAGGAGGGTCGTTCCATGGCTGTCCAGGTCGAACGCTGGGACGAGGCTCGCGACGGGCCCCTCACCGAGGCGCGCCTGCGGGCCAAGATCGAATCGCGGGGCTACAGCGCAACCCGCTACGTCTATCCGCCGGGCACCTATTTTCCACCCCATACCCACGAGGTGGACAAGATCGACGCCGTGCTCTCGGGCCGCTTTCGCCTCACCGTCCAGGGGGAAGAGGTGGTGCTGGGGCCGGGCGATCTGCTGCCCGTGCCGCGGGGCGTCGTGCACGATGCCGAGGTCGTGGGCAATGAGCCGGTGGTGAGCCTGGACGCGGTGAAGCGCTGACGCCGGGGAGACGGCGTAGGCGGGGGTGCGGCCTTATAATCACAGACTTGTCTTGATCTGCCATGTCCGCCGTGGCCTCGGTCGCCTCCAGCGTGTCGTTCCTGGCCCGCCGCCCTCAGTTGAAGGTGCTGCCGCCGCTCGCTCTCTACATTCACGTGCCGTGGTGCGTGCGCAAATGCCCGTACTGCGACTTCAACTCCTTTGAGGCCCGCGGCGAGATCCCAGAAAAACGCTATATCGAGGCGCTCACGCGCGACTTGGAGCTCGCGCTGCCCGAGATCTGGGGCCGGCGCGTCTACAGCGTGTTTTTCGGCGGCGGGACGCCAAGCCTGCTCTCGCCCGAGGCGGTGGACGCCATTCTCTCTGCGGTCCGGGCCCGCGTGCCGCTGGACGTCCACGCCGAGGTCACGCTGGAGGCAAACCCGGGCACGGTCGAGGCGGCCAAGTTCGCCGGTTTCCGTGCCGCAGGGGTAAACCGGCTCTCCCTCGGCATCCAGAGCTTCGACGACCGGATGCTCCAGGCCATCGGCCGCGTCCACGACGGTGCGCAGGCGCGCCGGGCGGTGGAGATGGCGCTTGCCACCTTCGAAAACGTGAACCTGGACCTCATGTACGCGCTGCCCGGGCAGGAGTTGGAAGACTGCCGGCGCGATATCGAAACGGCGGCGGCTTACCGTCCAGCGCATCTTTCGGCTTACCATCTGACCATCGAGCCCAACACCTTCTTCCATCGCTATCCGCCGAGGCTTCCCGACGAGGACACGGCGGCGGCCATGCAGGAGGCGGTGGAGGAGGCTCTGGCGGTCCGGGGCTACGTTCATTATGAGACCTCCGCCTTCGCCCAGTCTGGTCGGCAATGCCGTCACAATCTCAACTATTGGCGCTTCGGGGACTATCTCGGCATCGGCGCCGGCGCCCACTCCAAGCTCACGTTTCCCGGGCGCGTGGTGCGAAGCCAGCGTTACAAGCAGCCCAAGGCATACCTGGAGCAGGTCGCACGAGGGGTACCGATCCAGGAAGCGCACGAGGTGCCGGCTCAGGCGCTGCCGTTCGAATTCATGATGAACGCGCTGCGCTTGACTGCCGGTTTTGAACCTGCTCTGTTCGAGGAGCGCACTGGACTACCCCTCACCGCCGTGACGCAGGCGCTGGACCTCGCCGAGTCGAAGGGGCTCATCGTGCGGGACCACCGGCGCGTGGCTCCCACACCCCTGGGTCGACGATTCCTGAACGACTTGCTGGCCTTGTTTTTGGAGGAAACGACGCGACCCGCGCCAGGCCGCCACGTCGCTCGTCCGCCGTCGAGCTGATCGGACCGTATAGACTACGCTTGGCCCCCATGTTGATCGGTGGACAACGCGACTTCCTTCTCGCCTGAACGAAGGTGGCCGCAAAGCGTTTGATGGACGTCCTGCTCAGGCCTGCGACGCTCAAGGACGGCGTGGAAATCGCCGGGATGTCGCGCGAGCTGATCGAAGGAGGGCTGGGCTGGTTTTGGACGCCGGCCCGGGTCGCCGCCAGCATTCGCCACCGCGATACCATGGTGTTGGTAGCGGAGGCTCAAGGCATGGTGGCGGGGTTTGCCGTGATGGAGTTCGGCGACGAGACGGCTCACTTGAACCTTCTCGCCGTGCGGCCGCGATTCCAGCGCCGGGGTATCGCGCGGCGCATGATCGAGTGGCTGGAAGCTTCGTGCCGCACCGCCGGCATTCAGGTCGTCTACCTGGAGCTGCGGGCCGCCAACCGCGGGGCACGCCAGTTCTATCAGTCTCTGGGTTACCGCGAGATCGCCCGCGTTCCCCGCTACTACGGAGGGCGCGAAACGGCGATTCGCATGGCCCGCGACCTGTTCTGCGAAGTGGCACCCGATCGGTAACCGGATCGTGGGCGACATCGTCGGCTCAGCGGACGACGGCCGGGCGCAGTGACGTCCTGTCTTGTTCGTTCCTGCGGCCGTGCCGCACCGAAGGCAGCGACCTGACCCTGAGTGGAGGGGTGATGGCGTGAACCCCCGGTTTCGCGCCGCCGCGGACTGAACTACTATACGCATGAGGCTGGTCCGCCAGCCGGTATTCCCTCGATTTTTTCATCCAGAGCGCCCGTACCGATGGAAACTTTCAAGGACATCCTCGCCCGTCACCTGGCGCTGTCATTGGCCAAGCAGCAGGCACTCGCCGAATACCTGGGCGACCATACCTGGGAGCTGGATCTGCAGCAGGGCGTGGTGGACTTCGGCCGCGGTCGAGTGTTTCCGGTGCAAATTCTGGGCACCGAGTCGGAAAAGGACAACACGTGGTTATGGGGGTGGGCGAACCCTATGAGCGGGCTTCCCGAAGAGGTGCTGCTCGACGCAGAGCGTCTGCGGGAATACGGGATGCGGCATGAGATCCGGATGCTGAGCGAGCCGCGGTTGCCGCTGGCGGACATCGCTGGCCACGCGTTGGCCTTGGTCGCTTCGGGCGTGTGCGGGGCCGACGCCTATTACCGTGCGCCCTACGAGGGCGGCGCCATCTATTTCCTCATCCACGATGCGCCGCTCAACCTCGAGTTCGCCGAACGGCCCGACCTGGTGGTGTCGTCCTTGAGCCGCGCGATCCAGCTGTTCGAAGTGGACCACCGGGCCGTGGCCCGGGCATGGATGAACACTCTGCTGTTGGAGGTGGAGGAGTCAGAGTCGCAGCTCATTGCGCGAAAAGAAGGGCGCACTTTCCTCCTCGTGCGTTTTGACGGCGCGGGCCGCATCATCGGCATCGACGCGCTGGCGGGAGAGGCATAGCGCGAAGCCTGGCCCCAACAAAGGCCGCTTTTCCCGCTGTTTTCTGCCGCCGTACCACAGCGCTTGAACAGAATTGCCGCGGGCGAAGACAAGCGGGCGCCGAAAGCCTTCGTATAATGGCGGAATAGGAGTTTCGCTGACCGATGCCCGCCGCCGATCCTCCGGATTTCATCCGCGTACTGGCCGATCAAGTGTTTTCCCGTTCGGCGGGCGCCTCCCTCGTCACCGGCAATCGGCTGCGGGTGCTATGCGATGCCACCGAGAACTACCCGGCGTGGGAGGCGGCCATCGAGGCGGCTGAGCGGCAAGTGTGCCTCGAGATGTACATCATCGACAACGACCACACCGGGCGGCGGTTCGTCGAGCTGCTCACGCGCAAGGCCCGAGAGGGCGTGGAAGTCCGCGTTCTCTACGATTGGTTCGGCTCCGCCCATGCGGCCTACGGCGGCCTGTTCCGGCCCTTGCTGGAAGTGGGCGCCGAAGTGCGGGCGTGCAATCCGCCCAGGCTCATGACGGCGCTGGGCGTCCTTTCCCGGAATCATCGCAAGCTTCTGGTGGTGGACACCGAGGTGGCCTTCGTCTCTGGCTTGTGCATCGGCGATCCATGGCTGGGCGATCCGGCCCGGGGGCGGGAGCCGTGGCGCGACACGGGAGTGGAGATCCGCGGGCCCGCGGTGGCCGACGCCTTGTGGAGCTTCGCGGAGAGCTGGGAGGAAGCAGGCGGCGAAGTGCCTGAATCGCTCCTGCCGGCACGGGAGTCGATTCCCGGGCGGGGCGATGTGGCGCTGCGGGTCATCGGCACCACGCCGACGACAGCGAACCTCTACCGCCTGGACCTGCTGGTGGCGGCGCTGGCGCGCCGTAGCCTGTGGCTCACGGATGCTTATTTCATGGCCACCCCCGTCTACCTGGGAGCCCTGCAGAACGCTGCCCGCGACGGCGTCGACGTGCGGCTGCTGGTGCCGCGTTCGAGCGATGTGCCCCTGATTTCCACTTTGTCTCGCACCCAGTACCGCCCGCTGCTGGAGGCCGGCATCCGTGTCTTCGAGTGGGACGGCCCCATGATCCACGCCAAGACCGCGGTGGCCGATGGGCGCTGGGCGCGGGTGGGCTCTACCAACCTCAACTTGTCGAGCTGGTTCGGCAACTGGGAACTGGACGTGGCCATCGAGGACGCGGGCGTCGCGGGCGAGCTGGAAGCGCGCTTCCTGGAAGACCTCCGCCGCTCGACGGAGGTCGTCCTTTCTCCCCGGCATCGAGTGGTGCTCTCCAGCCCGCGTGAACGGCTCAAGGCGGTGCGGGAGCGGGCGCGCTCCAGCGCCCGGGGGGCGGTGCGCTATGCGGCGCGCTTAGGCGGCGCGGTGAACGCGGCGGTGCGTGGCCGCCGCCTGCTGGACGCGGCCGAAGCGGGGGCTCTGGCCACCATCGGCGCCGGCCTGGTCGCGGTTGCGCTCCTCGCCTGGCATTATCCTGCTGTCATCGTGGCGCCGATAGCCCTCGTGCTCGCCTGGGTCGGCATTACCGCTGTGCTGCGCGCCGTGGGTCTTTACTGGAAGCGTCGCCAGGAAACTTTCCGCGGCGGCGTGGATGGCGCAGCGTCCCGGCGGCCGGGGAATCCGTGAGGCCGCGGCGGGTGGTGCCCTAGGGCGAGCGCCGTCATCCGCCGAGTCGTCGTTCAGGGACGAAAGCCGGCTCCGCCCTCCGTAGCGCTTTCATGTAGTCCCTCAGGCCGGTATTGGGCACGCTCCGCTCCCGCAAAAAGCTGAACGCGTCCTCGCCGTCGATCTCGCGCTCGGTCAGGAGCCGGTCGGCCAACTTCAGGACCGAGGCCCAGACGCCCCGGCGCCGGAAAAGCCCCTGCACTCGGCGGCTGGCCGCGCGCTTGCGCTGGCGTGCCATCTCCTGGAACCGCTGCGTTCCGTAGACGTGCCGCAACACGCCGTCGATGACGCGTTCGTCGCCGGGAACGATGTGCAGTGGGCTCCAGCCCATGAGCCGGCATTCGGCCACGGATCCAGCGATCAGCGCGTCCACGACGGCAGTCACCCTGTAGTCGTTGCCGCGCCGCAGGTTCGCGGTGAGCAGGGGATCAGCGGCGACGCTGTCGAAAAAGGCGTCGGCGACGAAAGCGACGCGGCCTACTTCCACCAGCCCGCCTTCTTCGTTGAGCACCATGCGATCGAAGAAGTGCTGGTGATAATAGTGGACGAGCGCATGCCCGGCCTCGTGGACGGCGATGAGCCGCTCTCGCGCTTGATGCGCAAGCGCATCGAATTCACGCCGACGCGCCGCCAGCGTCTTGGCACCCACTTCGTGCTCCGGAGGCAGGGTCGAAAACGATAGAATACGGGAGCCTGTCCAGCAAGCAAACCGGGGTGCGGGTGCAGCCTTCGCCGCCCAAGCCCAAAAACGGGGGGCGAGCCAGGCGCCCGAGGGGAAAGCGTCGGACGCGTCCCTGCCTTCAGAGCCGTGCGATGGCTTCGGCGAAAGCCGACTTGAGTTCTTCGTAGTTGCGGGCGACCGGAAACTGGGGGAAGGCGCGGGCCACGTTTTCGGGCGGGCAATAGAAAATGCCGGCGTCTGCCTCGGACAGCATGGAGGTGTCGTTGTAGGAATCGCCGGCGGCGATGACCTTGAAATTGAGCGCGTGGAAAGCCTTCACCGCCTGGCGCTTGGGGTCCTTCTGCCGCAGGTGATAGTCGATCACTCGCCCGTTCTCGTCCACGCTCAGCTTGTGGCACATGAGGGTGGGATAGCCGAGCTGGCGCATTAGCGGCAGAGCGAACTCGTAGTAGGTGTCCGATAGGATCACCACCTGGCAGCGTTCCCGCAGCCAGTCGAGGAACTCCCGCGCCCCGGGCAGCGGAGCCAGGGTGGAGATCACCGCCTGGATGTCGGGCAGCCCCAGCTTGTGCTGGTTGAGCAGCCGCAGACGCTGGCGCATGAGCTGGTCGTAGTCGGGGACGTCGCGGGTGGTGGCGCGCAGATCGGCAATTCCGGTGCGTTCGGCAAGGCCGACCCAGATTTCTGGGATAAGGACGCCTTCCAGATCGAGGCACGCGATGTGCACGCAGTAACTCCGCGATTCGGGAAAGGCGCCAGTATAAGCGTTCGCGCCGCCTGGCTCCAAGCGCTCAGCCGCC
This portion of the Pelomicrobium methylotrophicum genome encodes:
- the rph gene encoding ribonuclease PH, whose protein sequence is MRPSQRQPNELRPVRITRRFTKHAEGSVLIECGDTKVVCTASIDEKVPGFLKGQGRGWLTAEYGMLPRSTGTRIDREAARGRQSGRTLEIQRLIGRALRAVVDLPRLGERTIQIDCDVIQADGGTRTASITGAFVALCDAVKCLMTKQMIDTWPIKNHVAAVSVGVYEGVPILDLDYLEDSACDTDMNVVMTGDLKLVEVQGTAEGQPFTRAELNALLDLAQVGIEQLVAIQREVLQKD
- a CDS encoding PP2C family protein-serine/threonine phosphatase → MGVEVAQATLIGGRPVNQDRAAHVAGEGALLLVLADGMGGTPRGEVAAQLAVDRFVAAFRAAAMSLEADPAEFFRQAMTAAHEDIHAYAREHFLWSPPGTTCVACLIQDGRACWAHAGDSRCYLLREGEVVARTRDHSLYQALLDRDGQSAREGAFFAERGVLTNCLGGLEAPFVEVAAPAVLQTGDVVLLCSDGLWGQLPERDIAAVLWRYPLEEAVAAVARAAEAEGGAASDNVTLIAARWRG
- a CDS encoding cupin domain-containing protein, with amino-acid sequence MAVQVERWDEARDGPLTEARLRAKIESRGYSATRYVYPPGTYFPPHTHEVDKIDAVLSGRFRLTVQGEEVVLGPGDLLPVPRGVVHDAEVVGNEPVVSLDAVKR
- a CDS encoding YicC/YloC family endoribonuclease, whose amino-acid sequence is MTGFAVASRDLPEATLNVEVRSVNHRFLDIQIRLPDELRSLEPEIRDRLAGRLTRGKVDCRIGIVASPVQQQTGTLNTEMLARLKSLEHLVRATFPEATGLTVSDVLRWPGVFDQATLSVDTVREPCLELLGQVLNELVAARRREGERLKELLLERVARMEALVEEVAPRIPALIAAYQERLSNRLREAMVNLEDERIRQEFTLFASKIDVDEELTRLTAHLQEVKRVLASGGPAGKRLDFLMQELNREANTLGSKSVDAEVSRIAMELKVLIEQMREQIQNVE
- the gmk gene encoding guanylate kinase; this translates as MTGILFIVAAPSGAGKTSLVAALLQRDPKLRLSVSYTTRPPREGEVDGRHYHFVDRATFQAMLERGEFLESAEVYGNCYGTSQRWVSEQLASGTDVLLEIDCQGAAQVRRLMPEAVGIFVLPPSLKVLRERLERRGTEQPEAIARRLAAAQGEMRRVSEFDYVIINDQFDEALEDLTSVVRAERLKVARQMERHGRLIESLTK
- the rpoZ gene encoding DNA-directed RNA polymerase subunit omega, encoding MARITVDDCLQHIPNRFELTLAATYRARQIAHGAAPLIEGLKDKPTVIALREIAAGKVGLEVLNKGQV
- a CDS encoding DUF6882 domain-containing protein, with protein sequence METFKDILARHLALSLAKQQALAEYLGDHTWELDLQQGVVDFGRGRVFPVQILGTESEKDNTWLWGWANPMSGLPEEVLLDAERLREYGMRHEIRMLSEPRLPLADIAGHALALVASGVCGADAYYRAPYEGGAIYFLIHDAPLNLEFAERPDLVVSSLSRAIQLFEVDHRAVARAWMNTLLLEVEESESQLIARKEGRTFLLVRFDGAGRIIGIDALAGEA
- a CDS encoding TerC family protein — translated: MFEWIADPQAWIALATLTALEIVLGIDNIIFISILVGRLPPESRGKARTLGLALAMGMRIALLLSLAWVMSLTAPLFTVLEEELSGRDLILIGGGLFLLWKSVHEIHSALEGPEEGKEEAATAATFGGVLLQIALVDIVFSLDSVITAVGMASHVPVMVIAIVLAVLVMMLAAGPISGFVDRHPTIKMLALSFLVLVGVALIAEGLEFHIPKGYIYFAMAFSVAVEMLNLRLRAQRAKPVKLHKPAPPRRVRSRN
- a CDS encoding DMT family transporter, with protein sequence MSATVMLAVLFAAALHATWNARLKASRDPLLEAMAVVMGAGLLALPAVAWLPAPQAESWPPLAGSTALHVAYFVLVALAYRSGELSIAYPLMRGMPPVVIAAGAALFFGEALSWLGWTAVLTIVLGVLTLTSEGLRVRALSGPGLAIVAANVAVIAAYTLVDGAGVRASGNAASYAAWLFVLTGAALAPMCAALAWRRRPARPALQWGQALLGSACTLGAYGIALWAMTRAPIALVAALRETSILFGAAMAARWLREPFSRRRWAGVALVAAGAITMRIA
- the rdgB gene encoding RdgB/HAM1 family non-canonical purine NTP pyrophosphatase gives rise to the protein MKKIVLASHNPGKIREIRRCLEPLGYEVLPQSDLGIPEAEEPHLTFIENALAKARHASRAAGLPALADDSGICVDALNGGPGVHSARFAGDPRSDERNNAKLLELMRGVADRRAHYYCVIVLVRHADDPQPIIAEGEWHGEIVHTPRGTGGFGYDPLFLDPRLGMTGAELPLEEKNRVSHRGKALVQLVERLHHGPLHESSPVLTTVS
- a CDS encoding GNAT family N-acetyltransferase: MDVLLRPATLKDGVEIAGMSRELIEGGLGWFWTPARVAASIRHRDTMVLVAEAQGMVAGFAVMEFGDETAHLNLLAVRPRFQRRGIARRMIEWLEASCRTAGIQVVYLELRAANRGARQFYQSLGYREIARVPRYYGGRETAIRMARDLFCEVAPDR
- the hemW gene encoding radical SAM family heme chaperone HemW — its product is MSAVASVASSVSFLARRPQLKVLPPLALYIHVPWCVRKCPYCDFNSFEARGEIPEKRYIEALTRDLELALPEIWGRRVYSVFFGGGTPSLLSPEAVDAILSAVRARVPLDVHAEVTLEANPGTVEAAKFAGFRAAGVNRLSLGIQSFDDRMLQAIGRVHDGAQARRAVEMALATFENVNLDLMYALPGQELEDCRRDIETAAAYRPAHLSAYHLTIEPNTFFHRYPPRLPDEDTAAAMQEAVEEALAVRGYVHYETSAFAQSGRQCRHNLNYWRFGDYLGIGAGAHSKLTFPGRVVRSQRYKQPKAYLEQVARGVPIQEAHEVPAQALPFEFMMNALRLTAGFEPALFEERTGLPLTAVTQALDLAESKGLIVRDHRRVAPTPLGRRFLNDLLALFLEETTRPAPGRHVARPPSS